In Lepus europaeus isolate LE1 unplaced genomic scaffold, mLepTim1.pri SCAFFOLD_445, whole genome shotgun sequence, the sequence CTCCGCCTGATCCCCGCACCCTGGCCTGGTCCCCACACCCTGGCCTGGTCCCCACACCCCGCAGCTCCGCCTGATGCCCGTACCCCGCGGCTCCGCCTGTTCCTGCACCCCGCGGCTCCGCCTGTTCCCCGCACCCCGCGGCTCCGCCTGGTCCCCGCACCCTGCGGCTCCGCCTGATCCCCGCACCCTGGCCTGATCCCCGCACCCCGTGGCTCCGCCTGACCCCCGCACCCTGGCTGATCCCGCACCCCGCGGCTCCGCCTGGTCCCCGCACCCCGCGGCTCTGCCTGATGCCCGCACCCCGGCCTGGTCCCCGCACCCCGCGGCTCCGCCTGATGCCTGTACCCCGCGGCTCCGCCTGATCCCCGCACCCCGCGGTTCCGCCTGATCCCCGCACCCGTGGCTCCGCCTGACCCCCGCACCCTGGCTGATCCCGGCACCCCGCGGCTCCGCCtggtccctggccccagggctccaCCGCCCTCCCTCAGGCCCTGCCGCAAACCTGCTCCTCCCAAGAGGAGCCCCCAGGCACAGGCCAGCGCACCCACACCCACGCCTGCAcccacaggagctgggagcccagcagTCCCCCGACAGGACAGGCGAGGAGGCCCATGGAGCCGCAGCGCCGTGGTCTGTGGGCACCCAGCCTGTGCCCTCTCCGGGGGACAGCTCCATTTCCGAGACGGGGCCGCCACCCCCGAATTCCAGGCAGCACAGGCCCGCGGGGCCTCTCCCCTACTCgccggcctgggcccctgccgcctccGGGCAGCGCGGTTCTCAACCAGGACCTCCAAGAGCTGAGCAGAGGCGGGCGCCCCCACCCGGCGGCAGTcccagcaggtgcagcggccACTATCCTGGACCCCGCGTCTGAACCCCGTGAACCCTGAACCCCACGTCTGAATCCCGCTATCCTGAACCCCGTGTACCCTGAGCCCCACCATCCTGAAACCCACTATCCTGGACCCCGCATATCCTGAACCCCGCATATCCTGAACCCAGCTATCCTGAACCCCTTGTCTGAACCCCGCTATCCTGAACCCCGTGTACCCTGAACCCTGCAATTCTGAACCCCGCTATCCTGAACCCCTTGTCTGAACCCCGCTTCTGCAGCCAcccggggcaggggcagagccagggccacacTGGGAAACCCTGGCACGCGACCACCATGCGCCCGCAGGCCGCCCACCTGATAGATGTGGCTGGTGACGGAGGACACGAACTTGGCCTTGTAGATGTTGCCGTCGGTCCACCGTAGCTCAACCAGCTCACCCTCGGGCGGGGGCCCCAGCCGCACGCAGTCTCTGCTCTGTGGATGCGAGGGCAGGCCGGGGTGAGCGGGGGTCCCGGGGCTGCGGCCTCAGCCGGAGTTAACCCCGTGCCGGccccctgcccccccgcccccgtgcCGCCCCCTGGCCCCCGTGCCGgacccctgcccccctgcccccgtGCCGGCCCCCCAGCCCCGTGCCGCCCCCCTGGCCCCCGTGCCGGCCCCCTGGCCCCGTGCCGGCCCCCCTAGCCCCGTGCCACCCCCCTGACCCCTGTGCCGGCCCCCCGCCCCCGTGCTGGCCCCCTGGCCCCCCTAGCCCTGTGCcgccccctgcctccctggcccctgtGCCGCCCCCTGGCCCCCGTGCCGGCCCCCCGCCCCCGTGCTGGCCCCCTGGCCCCCGTGCCGGCCCCCCGCCCCCGTGCTGGCCCCCTGGCCCCCGTGCCGGCCCCCCGCCCCCGTGCTGGCCCCCTGGCCCtcgtgctggccccctgccccagtgccggccccctgcccccctgccctgtGCCGGCCCCCTGCCCCCCTTGCCCCCCTGCCGGCTCCACACGTACAGCGGCGCTCGCCCGGGGACCCTGGGCCTCGCTCACCGTGATGTTCTCGGGGTGCAGGTTGTCGCTGTAGGAGCCGTCGTCGAAGTTCACCTCGTAGAACGTCTGCGTGGCGGTGCCGATGACGCGGCCGCGGTAGTAGAGGCCGCTGCGGTGCTTGGTGAGGACCGCCTGGCCCAGGGACACGGCCCTCAGGAGCTGGACCTGGGCGGGCGGCGAGGGGAGGtgagcgcggggcggggccggggcggggcgcagTGAGCACGGGGCGGGGCTGGAGAgcgtggggcggggccggggcggggcgcagTGAGCACGGGGCGGGGCTGGAGAgcgtggggcggggccggggcggggcgcagcgagcgcggggcggggccggctgtGAGTGACAGGGCGGGGCCCCACTCACCGCGCGGCTCCCGGGCTTGTGCTTGAGGCAGGTGATGGAGACCACGTAGGGCCAGTCGTCGGGCTCCATGAGGACGCCGGCCGCGTGCGCGCACGTCACGTGGAAGGAGGTGGAGCAGTGCTCGTAGGAGCACTGGATGCAGGCGCCCGACACCTTCTTCATGCGCTTCCGGCAGTACACGCACTTCTGCGGGGACAACGGGCAGTGCGGTGGGGCCGGCCCGGGATGGCGCCCCAGGGACCCCGAGCCCCGCCctgggcactgggccaggctcctCCGCCCAGGGCTCAGCCGGACGGCAGGGCCCCCCAGCACAGGCCTAGCCAGATGGGCGTCCTCACGGTTGCCGGGGCAACCAGGGGGCGAAGCTCCTGGGGATGGGCCCCTCCTGGGagtgagaatgttctggaattgctGGAATTGCTGGAATTGTTCGGGCTGCCCACCCCGAGAGCGTGCTCGGACCTCAAGGCCTTCATTTCCAAGGCAGAAAAGAGAACTTCACTCTGTTTTTAACAGAAGTGCCACAGAGCAGCGCCGTCGTGGGGGGCGGAGCCAGTCCCTCCTCCCTGGGGAGACCACGGAGCCCCACCCTGCCCGGGGCCTGGTGCGGCCAGGCCGGCGCTGAGCAGCCATCAGCGCTGCATAACCACGGCCGTCACCCTGGAAGCCGGGCTCGGAGGTCAAGCACGCAGGGAGGGGCGCTAGGTGGCCAGGGGTCTCCTTAGGAAGCTGTGGGCCCCAGACCCGCTCCATGCCGAGCGGAGCCCCAGGGCCAGGACCCCCGCTCGGGGCAGCGAACCCCGGGGGGCTGCCGGCGCCCACAGAGCCCTCCTGCCCCACGGGCGAGGACACACACCAGGCCCTCGGGACAACTGTGGCACAGCGGCCACAGGCCCCGCTCGCTCAccctgcccctgcagccaggGTGGAGCCTGGGGCCCTCGCTGGGCCTGGCAGGTACCGGGCTGGCTTTTGGTGCCCACTGCCGGAGGCTCTGGGCTGAGGGTGACAGGGCTGGGCACGGCCCCTCCCACCACAGCACCGGGGAgagcctgccccccgccccggtcTCTCCAGGTTCCCGGGCTCTGGTCAGCTGCCAGGAGCCACCCAGCCGGGAGAGGCGCGAGGGCTCCTCACCCTGCGTGCTCCCTGTCGGTCGGTAGgggtccaccccaccccccggagCCCGACCACTAAGCCCAGACGTGGACAGATGGCTGCAGGGTCGTCCGCGCCCTTGGCCTGCCCGAGGCCCGGGGGGGAGCCGGGGGCTCCGTCAGGCAGGACGAGGGCGCTGTGTGCCCAGGGGTTTTCCTCCTCGCTCCGAGGGCCGGCCACATGGAGCGGTGTTCGTAACAAGGGCAGTGTTGTGCCTGGTGGGAGGGGCTCGGGCTGCCACGCCCCCAtccccgccccccccagccctggcctgagaGTCGCCCGTCCGTGCCCAGCCCGGCTGGCAGCTGCACTCTGTGAGCAAGGTCTCCCCTTCCAGCTGTGTCCCCAGTTGTCTGCCCTCCCCGCCCAGgtggccctgcacctgtgggcccccaggagcttgggctgtgtgctgggggtcggcccagccccacaggcccgcccCACAGGCCCCCTGCAGCCTGGTGCCCCCATGCCCAGAACTGTCCCAGGCAGCTGGGCAAACAAGCCGGGCCGGGAGAACTGCCAGGAGGCTGCGCGCCTGGCCGAGAGCCCAGCCTGCAGGTGCCTGAGACCGGCGGGGCCCCATCAGTCTCCACCCGCGGCCCTGAGCCGGGTCAGAGCCGAGGCTGGCAGGACCGCCCTGCAGGGCCGCTGAGCGGGATGGGTGGAGGCTGGGGCACGGGCGCAGCGGCAGGCCAGGAGCTGCAGACTGGCCCTGGGCGTGGGCACGGGGCCGACGCCACTGCCGGCCCCAGGCTCCGGGCCGTGCAGATGGAATGCGCTGACGCTGCAGCCCAGGCCACACGCGGGCGGCCGGGAACCAGGCTGGAAGGCGGCCTCCAGGGCTCGGCTGCCCCAGCGGGCTGAGCTGTGCACCCGGGGCCCCGGGACCCGCGGGCGGCTGGTGTCGCCCCGGGGCTGCCCCTGCTGGTACAGCAGGAGGACCGCGCCTGCCCCACGCCGCGTcctcccagggcccaggtgccgcaggcagggccccaggcgctcagccaggctgctggccccaggccttaCCAGCTTCCACCGCTGCTCCGGGATGGCACTGATGTCCACCGGGTGGCGCTCGATCACATTCAGGAAGCGCGCCTCGGGCACGGCGATGGCGCAGACCACGTGGATCCACCTGGAGGCGGCAGGGGAGCGCTCAGGGCGCTGGGCCCTCTCGCTGGGCCCATGGCAGAGGGCCCGGGCCAGGCCAGGCGCCGGagtgcagggcagggccgggaCGCAGCCCCCGCTCCACGCTGCGGTGGGCGCACCAGGGCATCAGGGGCCTTAAGGGACAGCCGGGACACTGCcgctcccagcccaggccagtcCAGCAGAGATGGCCGCTGGGGCCGCTTGGCCCTGGGCACGGGCTCGGCGCCGGGCAGCACCACCCACCTCCGGTCAGTGGTCATCTGCAGGGCTCCTCCCCGGAGGTTGCACAGGCAGCACTCCTGTGGGGACAGACAGCCGGGCTCAGGGTGCGGACCGCAGCCTGCGGGCCTCCCGCGCCAGCCCCAGCTCGCTGGTCCCACCCACCGGGCCCGGCCCCAGCCGCCGCACGCCTTACCGCAGTCCAGGCGTGGGCTGTGCACCGGGAACACGTCCAGCCCTCGTTAACCAGCTCGGGGCGGACGCCGTAGCAACCTGGAAGACACGGGGCCACCTGAGACCCCCAGCTGCACAGGGAGCGCGGCCGCCCAGGAGGCGACAGAAGGGCCAGAGATGGCTGGGTGGAGGCCACGGCGGCCAGGACGGAGACCCcgtggagccccctcccccaacacagccCGCGCTCAGCTCTGCCGGGGGACCCGGGGCAGCGGGCCCGCGCCAGTGCAGCCAGGTCCGGCCTCAGCTGCGGGGCCATTTCAGCAGCCGTGAGCTGGGCTCCCCTTGAACCTGGCCAGAGATCTGAAACGGGGAGGGGCGCTGGGTAGGCGGACGAGGGGCGGGGTCAGCTCCAGGGTGAGGGcgggggccctgcagcccacgGGCTCTCTCCCTAGGATTCTCAGGGGGCCTGccagcccccacaccccacaccccgcAGACAGCAGGAGGTGGACCTGGGAGCGCCAGGCCTGGCTCCCGTCCCCTCCCCCCAAGCTCCCTGTCTCAAACCCAGGCCCAGTGCTGCGGGCAGACCGGCCGGCTGCCCCTGGCCGAGTCCAGACCTCTGCCCTGACGCCCAGGCTCCCGTCTGCTACCACGCCTGCGCCGCCATGGCGGGGGGGGGTGTCATCCTCCGGGTCAGCCCCCCGCGGTCACCTCACCCCCGGCTCCGAGGaacaggcaggggagggcagggctcaggggagcGGCCAGAGGCCACATCCCTGGCCCCAGGTCTGTCCCCCCCcgagccagcccccacccccaccccgtgtgtgGGTGTCCCTGCCCCACAgcggtgctcaggcccctgctgcATGGCACGAAGCCCAGGGAGCTTCCGGGGGCCCTGCCCCGCGTCCCCGCGCCCCGGGACAGGGACGGGCAGCCTCGGGGCCCTCCTGGggtggccccagccccggcccccagggAGCACGCAGCCCGCCACTCACTGGCGTGCACCTGCAGGCAGCACTTGGCGCAGGCGATGAGCGGGCTGGTGCCGTCGTCGCCGACGCACGAGTTGGCGGGCAGCGGCTCGGTGTTCTCGCCGCTGCAGGTGAAGCACATCTCGGGGATGAGCGGCCGCGTCTTCCGGCCGCTTCTGGAAGGCGGTGTGGCTGAGGGGCCCTCCCCGAGAGAGGCCGGGGGCGCCTCCTTCTCGGCCTGTagggactggggggtgggggcagctgtcaGTGCAGAGCCCAGCGAGGGGCCCAGGCCggcgggcaggggcccagggagcccTTAGGGCCCGCCCTGGCCTCTCACAGGGTCACGCGCAGGCCGGAGTGCAGGGGCACAGCTCCCAGGAGGCCGTGGATCGCGGCCCAGGAAGGCGGCCGCGCCGGCGCTCACCTGGCTGTACGGGTAGAAGAGGGTGCAGACGGCGCAGTAGGGCTCCGTGAGGGCGGCCGCCGCGTTGAGCTTGCGCTCGGCCTGGAAGCTGGCTGCCTGGTTCTTCCACTGCAGGGACAGCGGGGACCGCGGGGCCTCGGGGTCGCTCACGTCCTCCTCCGCAGAGAAAGGGAACGCTTCTGGGACAGAGGGCCCGGGGGAGGCCTGAGCGCGGGCCAGCCGTCCCGGGGCCACCTCCTCCGCAGGgaggcccccgcccgccccccccccccccgcccgctgGTGCGCGGCGCAGCACACGGCCCCGCTCGCCTTGCCGGGCCCCACAGCAGGTGCGCGATGGGCGTGAATGCACAGGGCGTGGGGGCTGAGTCAGGAGAGGccacccaggcccaggcctcAGTGTCCCACCCTCCGTGACCCCACACAGGACCCCGAGGGCAGtaaggaaactgagtcacaggAGGGTGGACGGGGCtggagcccggggtgggggcgggagctctgggaggccctgggagcccaCACTGCCCCGGGCCGCTCTGCTGCTGGGGCCCGGGGGCTGCGTGAGgcagtggggggcaggggaggccagCGGGAGTGTGGACGCGGGCCGGGGGCTGACGGGGAGGGTGGGGCAGCTGCGGGCTGCGCCCAGGGCCCCGGCTCACCCTCGTCGCTGGAGGCCTCCTGCTTGACCACGGACAGCGGGGAGCGCGTGGGCGGCCTGCCCAGGGGGTGGCGGCGGCTCCTCTTGATCTCCACCCTCAGCTTGGGCGACACGGACGGCGCCTGGAACGCGGAAGGAGCCGCCTGTGGGGGCGCCGCTGCAGGACCCCGGCCAGAGCTTCCCTGGGGGCCACTCTGCTGTCTGAATCCACGCACTTGAGCGGCCCCCGTGGCCCCCACGGCCTACCTGTGCCtcgccagccctggccttggtcTCCTCCGGCCCCGCCAGCTCCATGGGGGCGGCCTGCTCCTTCCAGGCGGGGTCCTGTGGGTCCTGCTGGCCGGCCGCCCGCTCCCTGTCGGCCCCCGCGCTGGCCCGGGGCACCACGTACAGCATGGGGATGATGGGCCGTGGCTTGACCTCGTGCTCGGCGCCGGGCGCCTCGGGCGGCACCACATTGAGGGGCGCCCGTGGGGGGCTCTCCTCTGCAGTCCCAGGGCCGGGGGCCAGCCCCGGGGGCTCCAGCGAGGGTGGCAGCCGCAGCCTGTCCTCGGCGGGGAAGGGGGCcgaggggggtggtggtggctgggGCGGCAGCTGGGGCGACAGGGGGCTGTAGCTCTTCTTCTTGCGgtcgctcttggctttggctggccgCAGCTTGCCCCGCCCGTCCTCTGTGAGGAGAGAGGACCGCAGTGAGAGCGGGCGCTGGGGCCCACGGGGCCTGGCTGGGGTGCGGAGTTGGCCCAGGGTCCCCTCTGCTCCCCGGGGGCAGGCACCCAGAGCGCAGCGGCCAGTTCAGGCCGCGGCGGCCCCGGGGCGGCTGGAAACGCCCCCCCCAGGGCCACCGCGCCTCAGCAGTAGGGACGAGGTGGCTCCTGGCCACAGGTCTGCGAGGACCACGCATGATGGCCACTGACCAGGGCGACACAGCACAGAGCGGCAGGCGCTTCCGTGCCACGGGACCTGCTGGGCCTGCGCCCActgccacccctggggccagccgGGCCTGTGTCCACCGCCACCCCGGGGGCCTGCTGGGCCTGTGTCCACCGCCACCCCGGGGGCCAGCCGGGCCTGCGCCCACCGCCACCCCAGGGGCCAGCCGGGCCTGTGCCCACCGCCACCCCAGGGGCCAGCCGGGCCTGTGCCCACCATCACCCCAGGGGCCAGCCGGGCCTGTGTCCACCATCACCCCAGGGGCCAGCTGGGCCTGCGCCCACCGCCACCCCTGGGGCCTGCCGGGCCTGTGTCCACCGCTACCCCGGGGGCCTGCTGGGCCTGTGTCCACCACCACACTGGGGGCCAGCCGGGCCTGCGCCCACCGCCACCCCTGGTCAGCCGGGCCTGTACCCACCGCTACCCCGGGGGCCTGCTGGGCCTGCGTCCACCGCCACCCCGGGGGCCAGCCGGGCCTGCACCCACCGCTACCCCGGGGGCCTGCTGGGCCTGCGTCCACCGCCACCCCGGGGGCCAGCCGGGCCTGCACCCACCGCTACCCCGGGGGCCTGCTGGGCCTGCGTCCACCGCCACCCCGGGGGCCAGCCGGGCCTGCACCCACCGCTACCCCGGGGGCCTGCTGGGCCTGCGTCCACCGCCACCCCGGGGGCCTGCTGGGCCTGCGCCCACCgccacccctgggggccagccggGCCTGCGCCCACCgccacccctgggggccagccggGCCTGCGCCCACCATCACCCTGGGGGCCAGCCGGGCCTGTGCCCACCACCACACTGGGGGCCAGCCGGGCCTgtgcccaccaccaccccggGGGCCAGCCGGGCCTGTGCCCACCATCACCCCGGGGGCCAGCCGGGCCTGTGCCCACCATCACCCCGGGGGCCAGCCGGGCCTGCGCCCACCATCACCCCAGGGGCCAGCCGGGCCTGCGCCCACcaccacccctggggccagccgGGCCTGTGTCCACCGCTACCCCGGGGGcctgctgggcctgtgcccaccgCCACCCCCAGGCACCGGCAGCAGCGACGcctgagacacccccccccccgccacaccACGGATGCCCCTGAGCAGCCACACGAGCCAGCGGGGCCTGGAggtggctcctggcccagaccccgGGGGCCCAGGGAGACTCCCTGACAGGTGGCTGGGAGGGGCCGGGGTCTCTGGGCCAAGGTCAGTGTGCAGAAAGCCCCAGGGAACGGAGACAGGCAGGGGCTGCACAGCCTGACAGACACAGCTCCGCCCCGGCCACTCTGCAGAGCGACGCACGGAGGACGGGGACACGGGAGGGGTCCCGGGTGGCCGGGGGCCGGCGTCACCCCAGCGTCCTCCTGAGAGGGGGCCAGGAGAGACTGGAAGAGGCGGCGCTGCCGACTtccaggatgggggaggggccctAGAAGTCGGGACAGGCAGAACCCGGATTCTCCCCTGGAGGGCCCAGCACGGCCGGCACCTGCGTGTCAGCCCAGGGAGACCCCGGCAGAGGCCGCGGGCTGTGCTAAGGTGGGACGACTGTGCTTAGGCCGTGCCTCACCCTCCATCACACGCGCACCTGCTGGGGGCCACAGGAAGCTCACGCCTGTGTGGGCTGCTGAGCCGAGGGGGCGCCTGGGGAGCAGCCTGCAGCCCGGCACGCTGGGGACGCTGGGGACGCTGGGGACGCTGGGGATGCAGGCGCAGGCCCCACACGCACATCTCAGGACCTCCCGCAGGCAGTGACAGGCTTATAGAGGGCCAAGGGCAGCGGCTGCgtgccagggacacagggctCCCCCGCGGCGGACTCTGCACCCGCTCGCggccagtccaggctgctccccaccccacccctgcaccctgcacccaagGAGAGCAGGACCAGGACCGCGTCTGTCTCCTGAGGCGTGCTCAGTGAGGTCTGCTccctctgtccacactggcccTCCCGCCAGCCCGCCAAGCCCCAGCCACTCGGAGCAAGTCGGCCGCCAGCAGCTGCGAGGCAGCACCCACAACCCCGACCCGCGTGACCCGCCCTGTCGCCGGCTCACCTCCACATGGGGCCCAGGCTGCGCTGAATGAGAGCCCCCGGAGCCCTGAGCCAGGCCCCCCCAGGGAGGAGGCACCCACGCCTCtgacccccaggcccctggctgcccaCCCCAGGTCCCGTCTGTGCCCCGGCGTCCTGGTCCTCCAACCAGGGCACGCTGCAGGCGCGGCCGTCTCCTTGGGTCGCCTGGGCTGGCCCCGCGCTGGCCGAGGcggctgtgggcagcaggggccgagCGCTCCACGGCGCAGGAGGCCGCCCGCCGTGGGGGGAGGGCGCCCTGGCAAGGCCGAGGCCCTCCTGCGGGGGGCAGCACTTCTCATGGGTCAGTCTCAGCCCAGCACTGCAGCTGCACCCTCAGGGCTGGGGGTCACCTGGGTACCGGGGGCTGGCTCCACAGGAGGAGGTCCCGATGGGGTGGCCAGCACgcgggcagggcaggagggcg encodes:
- the KDM4B gene encoding lysine-specific demethylase 4B isoform X2; the encoded protein is MGSEDHGAQNPSCKIMTFRPTMEEFKDFNKYVAYIESQGAHRAGLAKVGHPPKEWRPRQTYDDIDDVVIPAPIQQVVTGQSGLFTQYNIQKKAMTVGEYRRLANSEKYCTPRHQDFDDLERKYWKNLTFVSPIYGADISGSLYDEDVVQWNIGNLRSILDMVERECGTIIEGVNTPYLYFGMWKTTFAWHTEDMDLYSINYLHFGEPKSWYAIPPEHGKRLERLAIGFFPGSSQGCDAFLRHKMTLISPIILKKYGIPFSRITQEAGEFMITFPYGYHAGFNHGFNCAESTNFATLRWIDYGKVATQCTCRKDMVKISMDVFVRILQPERYELWKQGKDVTVLDHTRPTALSSPELSSWSASRASLKAKLLRRSHRKRTQPKKSKPEDPKSPGEGAAGAAPLEEAAGSVKEEATQEADPEEEEEEPQLLAGREGAEEDGRGKLRPAKAKSDRKKKSYSPLSPQLPPQPPPPPSAPFPAEDRLRLPPSLEPPGLAPGPGTAEESPPRAPLNVVPPEAPGAEHEVKPRPIIPMLYVVPRASAGADRERAAGQQDPQDPAWKEQAAPMELAGPEETKARAGEAQAPSVSPKLRVEIKRSRRHPLGRPPTRSPLSVVKQEASSDEEAFPFSAEEDVSDPEAPRSPLSLQWKNQAASFQAERKLNAAAALTEPYCAVCTLFYPYSQSLQAEKEAPPASLGEGPSATPPSRSGRKTRPLIPEMCFTCSGENTEPLPANSCVGDDGTSPLIACAKCCLQVHASCYGVRPELVNEGWTCSRCTAHAWTAECCLCNLRGGALQMTTDRRWIHVVCAIAVPEARFLNVIERHPVDISAIPEQRWKLKCVYCRKRMKKVSGACIQCSYEHCSTSFHVTCAHAAGVLMEPDDWPYVVSITCLKHKPGSRAVQLLRAVSLGQAVLTKHRSGLYYRGRVIGTATQTFYEVNFDDGSYSDNLHPENITSRDCVRLGPPPEGELVELRWTDGNIYKAKFVSSVTSHIYQVGGLRAHGGRVPGFPSVALALPLPRVAAEAGFRQGVQDSGVQNCRVQGTRGSG
- the KDM4B gene encoding lysine-specific demethylase 4B isoform X1 gives rise to the protein MGSEDHGAQNPSCKIMTFRPTMEEFKDFNKYVAYIESQGAHRAGLAKVGHPPKEWRPRQTYDDIDDVVIPAPIQQVVTGQSGLFTQYNIQKKAMTVGEYRRLANSEKYCTPRHQDFDDLERKYWKNLTFVSPIYGADISGSLYDEDVVQWNIGNLRSILDMVERECGTIIEGVNTPYLYFGMWKTTFAWHTEDMDLYSINYLHFGEPKSWYAIPPEHGKRLERLAIGFFPGSSQGCDAFLRHKMTLISPIILKKYGIPFSRITQEAGEFMITFPYGYHAGFNHGFNCAESTNFATLRWIDYGKVATQCTCRKDMVKISMDVFVRILQPERYELWKQGKDVTVLDHTRPTALSSPELSSWSASRASLKAKLLRRQISLKESRHWRKAEERKPSVERKREQTRRPGLASHRKRTQPKKSKPEDPKSPGEGAAGAAPLEEAAGSVKEEATQEADPEEEEEEPQLLAGREGAEEDGRGKLRPAKAKSDRKKKSYSPLSPQLPPQPPPPPSAPFPAEDRLRLPPSLEPPGLAPGPGTAEESPPRAPLNVVPPEAPGAEHEVKPRPIIPMLYVVPRASAGADRERAAGQQDPQDPAWKEQAAPMELAGPEETKARAGEAQAPSVSPKLRVEIKRSRRHPLGRPPTRSPLSVVKQEASSDEEAFPFSAEEDVSDPEAPRSPLSLQWKNQAASFQAERKLNAAAALTEPYCAVCTLFYPYSQSLQAEKEAPPASLGEGPSATPPSRSGRKTRPLIPEMCFTCSGENTEPLPANSCVGDDGTSPLIACAKCCLQVHASCYGVRPELVNEGWTCSRCTAHAWTAECCLCNLRGGALQMTTDRRWIHVVCAIAVPEARFLNVIERHPVDISAIPEQRWKLKCVYCRKRMKKVSGACIQCSYEHCSTSFHVTCAHAAGVLMEPDDWPYVVSITCLKHKPGSRAVQLLRAVSLGQAVLTKHRSGLYYRGRVIGTATQTFYEVNFDDGSYSDNLHPENITSRDCVRLGPPPEGELVELRWTDGNIYKAKFVSSVTSHIYQVGGLRAHGGRVPGFPSVALALPLPRVAAEAGFRQGVQDSGVQNCRVQGTRGSG